One window from the genome of Deinococcus yavapaiensis KR-236 encodes:
- a CDS encoding DUF4127 family protein: MHILLLPCDSRPPTLDLPHQLAEAAGVSLLSPPKNLLNDCARPADTRTLHAWLLEHAPSADVLVVSLEMLTLGGLVPARRESTPLTDVLERLATLRELKASHPSLRILAHGIVVRVAHDDDPLEEKPYYGEWGARLRAVSEWTDRNERANFSAETSARLQEARNAVPTHVLTDWLATRERNHAMHEAAIDLLHEGVLERLHLTLDDTTPYGLAARDRRELEAKLDALDLWDKAEVYPGADEVSSVLLARALLGERRLKVKVVYPSPLSVAATTLYEDRPLGPLVHDHLKACGCEEVTSGEAFTLFVSAPAVRQGHAQPDFESVDTPARNLPAFASKLREALSRGEKVVLADVAYPNGAERRLMTLLGSAPLANLTGYAAWNTAGNTLGGAIATGVCVLHGQGRERARVEALFSRLVDDWLYQADVRAEVWNVLPAPNIFDLGDQMPLATTEVDARLAVRARELWQTAFAPRFANFAFEWHGASLAWPRLFTGVFPLTVRDA; encoded by the coding sequence ATGCACATCTTGCTGCTTCCCTGCGATTCGCGCCCGCCCACCCTCGACTTGCCACACCAGTTGGCGGAGGCGGCGGGCGTCTCCCTGCTCTCCCCTCCCAAGAATCTTCTCAACGACTGCGCCCGACCCGCCGACACGAGGACGCTGCACGCTTGGCTGCTCGAACACGCGCCGTCGGCCGACGTCCTCGTCGTGAGCCTGGAGATGCTGACGCTCGGCGGTCTCGTGCCCGCGCGCCGCGAATCGACACCGCTGACCGACGTGCTCGAACGCTTGGCAACTTTGCGCGAACTCAAGGCCTCGCATCCTTCCCTGCGCATCCTCGCGCACGGCATCGTCGTCCGCGTGGCGCACGACGACGACCCGCTGGAGGAAAAGCCGTACTACGGCGAGTGGGGCGCACGCCTTCGCGCGGTGTCCGAATGGACGGACCGAAACGAGCGCGCCAACTTCTCCGCCGAGACGAGCGCGCGCCTTCAAGAAGCCCGGAACGCCGTTCCGACGCACGTCCTGACCGACTGGCTGGCGACGCGCGAGCGCAATCACGCGATGCACGAGGCGGCCATCGACTTGCTGCACGAAGGCGTGCTGGAGCGTCTCCACCTCACCTTGGACGACACGACGCCGTACGGTCTCGCCGCCCGCGACCGCCGCGAGTTGGAAGCGAAGCTCGACGCGCTGGACTTGTGGGACAAGGCGGAGGTGTATCCGGGCGCGGACGAAGTGTCGTCGGTCCTGCTCGCCCGCGCCTTGCTCGGCGAGCGGCGCTTGAAGGTCAAGGTCGTGTATCCTTCTCCCCTCTCGGTCGCCGCGACGACGCTGTACGAGGACCGACCGCTCGGACCGCTCGTGCACGATCACCTCAAGGCGTGCGGCTGCGAGGAGGTCACGTCAGGCGAAGCCTTCACCCTCTTCGTGAGCGCGCCCGCCGTGCGGCAAGGACACGCGCAGCCCGACTTCGAGTCGGTGGACACGCCCGCGAGGAACCTCCCGGCGTTCGCCTCGAAGCTCCGAGAAGCCCTGAGCCGCGGCGAGAAGGTCGTGCTGGCCGACGTCGCGTACCCCAACGGCGCCGAGCGACGCCTCATGACTCTGCTGGGAAGCGCGCCCCTCGCCAACCTCACGGGGTACGCCGCGTGGAACACCGCCGGGAACACCCTCGGCGGAGCCATCGCGACGGGCGTGTGCGTCCTGCACGGCCAAGGGCGCGAGCGCGCGCGCGTCGAAGCGCTCTTCTCCCGCCTCGTGGACGACTGGCTGTATCAAGCGGACGTGCGCGCCGAAGTGTGGAACGTCCTGCCCGCTCCGAACATCTTCGATCTCGGCGATCAGATGCCGCTGGCGACGACGGAAGTCGACGCGCGTCTGGCGGTTCGCGCGCGGGAACTTTGGCAGACGGCGTTCGCGCCGCGCTTCGCGAACTTCGCCTTCGAGTGGCACGGCGCGAGCCTCGCTTGGCCGCGCCTCTTCACGGGCGTCTTCCCGTTGACGGTGCGAGATGCCTGA
- a CDS encoding tetratricopeptide repeat protein: protein MNTLISGVLTALLVSGAALAASPSEFVAWSDAALGQAESALRSRLDVEYRSLYGPPPSLSVRAEASAATQKALEQLRATLAGMPPNDPNRKIFEETLAALSAQQTRAATTPAAAPVSAPTCPASLSLATALKNTRDFVAKHLGASDAAKLHAAVTTPEQADRIAAQAVAANRPHVALAALLEGYARDERDASQLVNTAGLAGVLGFPCEALALLDAAGKLPKPTDDLFGADALALNARGYALLKLGRAQEAESVLRRAVTLDPSLSEAQRNLAMALKAQRKDDEAMRFYRLSMRRAAALKDGAATTNPPPSQASGEGHAAPTPTWPAAKDVYDLSGGVGWKLPQLPYPKHVGEGLVFEARVKEVQGIIDARMRARAKRLGELVVTLRTRARHDPGSLLTSARVSDITARIDAAEFDPDVRAGWALVNEEMEREDRAVMFNAFRADAPHTQAQVYYSAVTPAGIYEQTMKLIADAQTSACATRCTELQLQEFDGQRCDAMETATNAWRTRMLRLDGAVAEVFDRTFRLMTGLAGNIEDPATFEFARLSAEQHADILVSGTLLQAAAAPSALWHQHGSRDWHVRCGERADVASVKFDPPPSFACTAKNPKLKFDLVLVKLNLSCEKVAVEVTPLKTGVLIFDVGVYGELEYAWSGRITVGVGVKGGTSGSPLSVGVKGGVYFTGDTSGQLIDVGVKGGVSSGVMIGSAGGDISATGKISFIPS from the coding sequence ATGAACACCCTCATTTCCGGCGTGCTGACCGCGTTGCTCGTATCGGGCGCCGCCCTCGCCGCTTCCCCGAGCGAATTCGTCGCTTGGTCGGACGCCGCCCTCGGCCAAGCGGAAAGCGCGCTGCGCTCGCGGCTCGACGTCGAGTACCGGTCCTTGTACGGACCTCCGCCCAGCCTTTCCGTTCGGGCCGAGGCGAGCGCGGCGACGCAAAAAGCCTTGGAGCAGCTTCGCGCCACCCTCGCGGGCATGCCCCCGAACGATCCGAACCGCAAGATCTTCGAGGAAACCCTCGCCGCGCTGAGCGCCCAGCAGACGCGCGCCGCGACCACGCCCGCGGCGGCACCGGTCTCGGCGCCGACGTGTCCTGCTTCCTTGTCGCTCGCGACGGCGTTGAAGAACACGCGCGACTTCGTGGCCAAACACCTCGGCGCGTCGGACGCCGCGAAGTTGCACGCCGCGGTCACCACGCCCGAGCAAGCCGACCGAATCGCCGCGCAGGCCGTGGCCGCGAACCGTCCGCACGTGGCGCTCGCGGCGCTCCTCGAAGGGTACGCGCGTGACGAGCGCGACGCGTCCCAGCTCGTGAACACGGCGGGCCTCGCGGGCGTGCTCGGCTTTCCATGCGAAGCGCTCGCGTTGCTCGACGCGGCGGGCAAGCTTCCGAAGCCGACCGACGACTTGTTCGGAGCGGACGCGCTCGCGCTCAACGCGCGCGGATACGCCCTGCTCAAGCTCGGCCGCGCACAGGAGGCGGAAAGCGTCTTGCGCCGCGCGGTGACGCTCGATCCGTCGCTTTCCGAAGCGCAACGCAACCTCGCCATGGCCCTCAAGGCGCAACGCAAGGACGACGAGGCCATGCGCTTCTACCGTCTTTCCATGCGCCGCGCCGCCGCCTTGAAAGACGGCGCGGCCACGACGAACCCGCCCCCCTCCCAAGCGAGCGGCGAGGGCCACGCCGCGCCCACGCCGACGTGGCCCGCCGCGAAGGACGTGTACGACTTGTCGGGCGGCGTCGGTTGGAAGTTGCCTCAACTCCCGTACCCGAAGCACGTCGGCGAAGGCCTCGTGTTCGAAGCGCGCGTGAAGGAAGTCCAAGGCATCATCGACGCGCGCATGCGCGCTCGCGCGAAGCGACTCGGCGAGTTGGTCGTGACGCTTCGCACGCGCGCGCGGCACGATCCCGGCTCGCTGCTGACGAGCGCGCGCGTTTCCGACATCACCGCGCGCATCGACGCGGCGGAGTTCGACCCCGACGTCCGCGCCGGGTGGGCGCTCGTGAACGAGGAGATGGAACGCGAGGACCGCGCGGTGATGTTCAACGCCTTTCGCGCCGACGCGCCTCACACCCAAGCCCAGGTGTACTACAGCGCCGTCACGCCCGCCGGGATCTACGAGCAGACCATGAAGCTCATCGCGGACGCCCAGACGAGCGCGTGCGCCACGCGGTGCACGGAACTGCAATTGCAAGAATTCGACGGGCAGCGTTGCGACGCCATGGAAACCGCGACGAACGCGTGGCGCACGCGCATGCTGCGCCTCGACGGCGCGGTCGCCGAGGTATTCGACCGCACCTTCCGGCTCATGACGGGCCTCGCCGGAAACATCGAGGATCCCGCCACCTTCGAATTCGCCCGCTTGTCCGCCGAGCAGCACGCCGACATCCTCGTCAGCGGCACGCTCCTACAAGCGGCCGCCGCGCCGAGCGCCTTGTGGCATCAACACGGCAGCCGCGATTGGCACGTCCGCTGCGGCGAGCGCGCCGACGTGGCGTCCGTGAAGTTCGATCCGCCGCCGTCGTTCGCGTGCACCGCCAAGAACCCGAAGCTCAAGTTCGACCTCGTGCTCGTCAAGCTCAACTTGAGCTGCGAGAAGGTCGCGGTGGAGGTCACGCCGCTCAAGACCGGAGTTCTCATCTTCGACGTGGGCGTGTACGGCGAGCTCGAGTACGCGTGGAGTGGACGCATCACCGTGGGCGTGGGCGTCAAGGGTGGCACGAGCGGCTCTCCACTCAGCGTCGGCGTGAAAGGCGGGGTGTACTTCACGGGAGACACGAGCGGGCAACTCATCGACGTGGGCGTGAAGGGCGGCGTGTCTTCAGGCGTGATGATCGGCTCGGCGGGCGGCGACATCTCGGCGACCGGCAAAATCAGCTTCATTCCGAGCTGA
- a CDS encoding GNAT family N-acetyltransferase: MTVCSLDITRADVAARVLDLQRQSYEVEAALIGRRDLPPLHETLEDLRACGETFFGVFEREQLAGAVSYKRLGDTVDVHRVMVRPAYFRRGVARTLVTFVETCEEDARRFVVSTGSLNAPAKRLYAHLGFREMGEREVAPGLTITEFEKTRG, from the coding sequence ATGACCGTGTGCTCGCTCGACATCACCCGGGCGGACGTCGCGGCGCGCGTTCTCGACTTGCAACGCCAGTCGTACGAAGTCGAGGCGGCCCTCATCGGGCGGCGGGACTTGCCGCCGCTCCACGAGACGCTGGAGGACTTGCGTGCGTGCGGCGAAACGTTTTTCGGTGTGTTCGAGCGCGAGCAGTTGGCGGGCGCCGTCTCTTACAAGCGTCTCGGTGACACCGTGGACGTGCACCGCGTGATGGTGCGGCCCGCGTACTTTCGTCGAGGCGTCGCCCGCACGCTCGTCACGTTCGTCGAAACGTGCGAGGAGGACGCTCGACGGTTCGTCGTGTCCACCGGGAGCCTCAACGCGCCCGCCAAGCGCTTGTACGCCCACCTCGGCTTTCGCGAGATGGGAGAGCGCGAAGTCGCGCCCGGCCTGACGATCACCGAATTCGAGAAGACGCGGGGGTGA
- a CDS encoding ATP-binding protein gives MPQRGLDWRVEVLGTPRLVSATSPERAVPLERKTAALLAYLALEGRASRALLAELLWPDTPSGAARNNLVHVLRRLKEASGVDLVEAGEVLSLGADVRVDVLDVLSSGGEHVEGGGLLDGAALDDLPDFSEWLLAKREELDVVRTRMRQETVEALLARGETSEAVELAERWMDADPLAEDAHRALMRAHYDLGDRPAALRAYHRCKMLLRRELGVDPSPETQRLARAIDLGTVESAAAPRPRRIPLTVLRPPTLVGREDVWARMEEAWAKGLGIVIEGDPGSGKSRLARDFLRSREGYQILFFQGRPGDADVPYATHARNYRQTLEANPDLELPEWVIAELARMLPELGEAPPPLQTELDKRRFYEAKYEVLRRVAERGPVVICTDDVQFMDEPSIEAGAYVGSRFWGDPSTTLRALYTYRTGALPPYGASLVAQMTAAGVIVPMHLTPLSEQAVTTLLADLDVPDATHRTKIARTTRGNVQFVLETVKNLFEDSTVAESPTSKSDDITAMVEQRLARLSPSALQAARAAAVLRLDFTLELVSQTLGIGLLETATAWEELEDAQVVSGEAFSHDLVQESVLTTMPPGVRRILHRSAARVLMTQGAPPARIAGHWQAGEDPRQAARWLVQAGEAAQRALRLGEAHEAYTRALAAALETGDESTAASAREALAILAARVEQAS, from the coding sequence ATGCCACAACGTGGTCTGGACTGGCGAGTCGAGGTACTCGGAACGCCCCGCTTGGTGTCGGCGACGTCTCCCGAGCGAGCCGTGCCGTTGGAGCGCAAGACGGCCGCGCTTCTCGCGTACCTCGCCCTCGAAGGACGCGCGTCACGCGCTCTTCTGGCGGAGCTTCTGTGGCCCGACACGCCGTCGGGCGCCGCCCGCAACAACCTCGTGCACGTGCTGCGCCGCTTGAAGGAAGCGAGCGGCGTGGATCTCGTGGAGGCAGGCGAGGTGCTCTCGTTGGGTGCGGACGTCCGTGTGGACGTGCTGGACGTGCTTTCCTCGGGCGGTGAGCACGTCGAGGGCGGCGGTCTCCTCGACGGGGCCGCGCTCGACGACCTGCCCGACTTCAGCGAGTGGCTGCTCGCCAAGCGCGAGGAACTCGACGTCGTGCGGACGCGGATGCGTCAAGAGACCGTCGAGGCGTTGTTGGCGCGCGGAGAGACGAGCGAGGCCGTCGAGCTCGCCGAACGCTGGATGGACGCCGATCCTCTCGCCGAGGACGCGCACCGCGCCCTGATGCGCGCCCACTACGACCTCGGCGATCGTCCCGCCGCCCTGCGCGCCTACCACCGCTGCAAGATGCTGCTTCGCCGCGAACTCGGCGTGGATCCCTCGCCCGAGACGCAACGGCTCGCGCGCGCCATCGACCTCGGCACGGTCGAGAGCGCGGCCGCGCCACGACCGAGGCGCATTCCCCTCACGGTGTTGCGCCCGCCGACGTTGGTGGGCCGCGAGGACGTGTGGGCGAGAATGGAGGAAGCGTGGGCCAAGGGGCTCGGCATCGTCATCGAAGGCGATCCGGGTTCGGGCAAGTCTCGTCTCGCGCGCGACTTCCTGCGGTCGCGCGAAGGCTACCAGATCCTGTTCTTCCAAGGACGCCCGGGCGACGCCGACGTGCCGTACGCCACGCACGCGCGCAACTACCGTCAGACGCTGGAGGCGAATCCGGACTTGGAGTTGCCCGAGTGGGTGATCGCCGAGTTGGCGCGCATGCTGCCCGAACTTGGCGAGGCCCCGCCGCCTCTGCAGACGGAACTCGACAAGCGGCGCTTCTACGAAGCGAAGTACGAGGTGTTGCGGCGCGTCGCCGAGCGCGGTCCCGTCGTCATCTGCACCGACGACGTGCAGTTCATGGACGAGCCGAGCATCGAGGCGGGCGCGTACGTCGGGTCGCGCTTCTGGGGCGATCCGAGTACGACGCTGCGCGCCTTGTACACCTACCGCACCGGGGCCCTTCCGCCTTACGGAGCGTCGCTCGTCGCGCAGATGACGGCGGCGGGCGTGATCGTCCCGATGCACCTGACGCCTCTCAGCGAGCAGGCGGTGACGACCTTGCTCGCCGACCTCGACGTGCCCGACGCGACGCACCGAACGAAGATCGCGCGTACGACGCGCGGCAACGTCCAGTTCGTCCTCGAGACCGTCAAGAACTTGTTCGAGGACTCGACCGTCGCCGAGTCGCCCACCTCCAAGAGCGACGACATCACGGCGATGGTCGAGCAACGGCTCGCGCGTCTCTCGCCCTCGGCGTTGCAAGCGGCGAGAGCGGCGGCCGTGCTGCGCCTCGACTTCACCTTGGAACTCGTTTCGCAAACCCTCGGCATCGGCTTGCTCGAAACGGCGACCGCCTGGGAGGAATTGGAGGACGCGCAAGTCGTGTCGGGCGAAGCGTTCAGCCACGACCTCGTGCAAGAAAGCGTGCTCACCACGATGCCGCCCGGCGTGCGCCGCATCCTGCACCGCAGTGCCGCGCGCGTCCTCATGACGCAAGGCGCGCCTCCCGCGCGCATCGCGGGTCACTGGCAGGCAGGCGAAGACCCGCGTCAAGCCGCTCGGTGGCTCGTGCAGGCGGGTGAAGCGGCGCAGCGGGCCTTGAGGCTCGGCGAGGCGCACGAGGCGTACACCCGCGCGCTCGCCGCCGCCCTCGAAACCGGCGATGAAAGCACGGCGGCGAGCGCGCGAGAAGCGCTCGCGATCCTGGCCGCCCGCGTCGAGCAAGCTTCCTGA
- a CDS encoding ATP-binding protein has translation MKSAPTWRLFVLGGFKLVAPDGRKISLGDKQVALLSYLAVEGSATRSQVAGALWPDRTEAAARNNLAQLVKRTRTTLEENLFEGMETLSLAPLVDVDVRRVFDSSSSAADLPEGTLLADVVFDDSLDLADWLTVQRERVDLRRARVLALAAANAEEREDFATALELARRVLDTDPLSEDAHRRLMRLLYLQGEPRRALEVYARLQDVLTRELRVQPMPETGALAALIERGGALPVARPASSPVKSPAIHAPRLVGREVQWQEMERAWQAGQFIIVAGDPGMGKTRLATDFAASKGRVLFVEARPGDSLVPYTTTTRSMRGALKTSGLDLPPDLRGPLSSLMPDLAPPGESPPDVPDDVLRRALQRALALTLANVDVCVFDDMQFADQASIDVGFEFIDAFFPMGRAGGVPHFVAVHRSHELPEFTRVIFERLERAGQAAWLHLPPLDSQAARALLESVGVGDAQGLADASNGHPLFLLEGVKAIASGRELSTSPSVPPKLGQLILDRVSRLSKTALHVARASAVLRRDFTPELVSRMLTAPLLDVADAWSELEEAQVLSGERFHHDLVAEAVSAGIPASVRRLLHRAAARALTADAAPAARVAWHWREGGQDLEAATWLVRAGDAARTTLRLREAAAHFEDAARLFEAHEDSRAFDAWLRRARTLALADDLEARQASVNDVLERAVSPREVAEGWLLQAGLFAATNAGPRAEASVRRGLEALGDEEAPNLRASLLSDLSAALWTQGRLDDAEVAVREALALLEPLGPSSGLAEALSNLAVLLDHQDRHHEAEPLHRRAAQLLEGLGDHSLLAVILCNLAVCLGELGNGRESLTALQRAAALHEASAAEGSALLRVSLGSAHADLGQYASAIELFERVLQHDLDPSGWMHDYVRGLLANVFTTLGSYERAETLLKRALSEGMPDSFLARVHLWAARLRVARGEEPGRDLAEAERLLGATPRPLLLGRVRLLQAAHGSLDAAREALELGSKFDLPGLRLGAHTRLATLLRRVDPPEAAEHAERALRLARAYEPADLSKGEVLLAAFEVQALTNAAEAEETLRRAREWFTETSLRHVPREASADFEARSFIGRALAASTPRVPSTD, from the coding sequence ATGAAGAGCGCGCCGACGTGGCGGCTGTTCGTGCTCGGCGGGTTCAAGCTCGTCGCTCCGGACGGCCGGAAAATCTCGCTGGGAGACAAGCAAGTGGCCTTGCTGTCCTACCTCGCCGTGGAAGGTTCCGCGACGCGCTCGCAAGTGGCGGGCGCCTTGTGGCCCGACCGGACGGAGGCGGCGGCGCGCAACAACTTGGCGCAGCTCGTCAAGCGGACGCGCACGACCTTGGAGGAAAACCTCTTCGAGGGAATGGAGACCTTGTCGCTCGCGCCGCTCGTGGACGTCGATGTTCGCCGGGTGTTCGATTCCTCCTCGTCCGCCGCCGATCTGCCCGAAGGGACGCTGCTCGCCGACGTCGTGTTCGACGACTCGCTCGATCTCGCCGATTGGTTGACCGTTCAGCGTGAACGCGTGGACTTGCGCCGCGCCCGCGTCCTCGCGCTCGCCGCCGCGAACGCCGAAGAGCGCGAGGACTTCGCGACCGCGCTCGAACTCGCGCGGCGTGTGCTCGACACCGACCCGCTCTCGGAAGACGCCCACCGTCGCTTGATGCGCCTGCTGTACTTGCAAGGCGAGCCGCGCCGCGCCTTGGAGGTGTACGCGCGCCTCCAGGACGTGCTGACCCGTGAACTGCGCGTCCAGCCGATGCCCGAGACGGGCGCCCTCGCCGCGCTTATCGAGCGGGGAGGAGCCTTGCCCGTCGCTCGCCCGGCGTCGTCGCCCGTCAAGTCGCCCGCCATTCACGCGCCTCGCCTCGTGGGCCGCGAAGTCCAGTGGCAGGAAATGGAGCGAGCGTGGCAGGCCGGGCAGTTCATCATCGTGGCGGGCGACCCGGGAATGGGAAAGACGCGCCTCGCGACGGATTTCGCTGCCAGCAAGGGGCGCGTGCTGTTCGTCGAGGCGCGTCCCGGCGATTCGCTCGTGCCGTACACGACGACGACGCGCAGCATGCGCGGCGCCTTGAAGACGTCGGGGCTGGATTTGCCGCCCGATTTGCGCGGTCCGCTGAGCTCCTTGATGCCCGACCTCGCGCCTCCCGGCGAGTCTCCGCCCGACGTTCCCGACGACGTCTTGCGCCGAGCGCTGCAACGCGCGCTCGCGCTCACGCTCGCCAACGTGGACGTGTGCGTGTTCGACGACATGCAGTTCGCCGATCAAGCGAGCATCGACGTCGGCTTCGAGTTCATCGACGCGTTCTTCCCGATGGGACGGGCGGGCGGTGTTCCGCACTTCGTGGCCGTGCACCGCTCTCACGAATTGCCCGAGTTCACAAGGGTCATTTTCGAGCGCTTGGAACGCGCGGGGCAGGCGGCGTGGCTTCATCTGCCTCCCTTGGATTCCCAAGCGGCGCGGGCGCTGCTCGAAAGCGTCGGGGTCGGTGACGCGCAAGGATTGGCGGACGCGTCGAACGGTCACCCCCTCTTCTTGCTCGAAGGCGTCAAGGCCATCGCGTCCGGACGGGAGTTGAGCACCTCACCGAGCGTTCCCCCCAAGCTCGGGCAGCTCATTCTCGACCGTGTGTCGCGACTTTCCAAGACTGCCCTCCACGTCGCGCGTGCGAGCGCCGTGCTGCGCCGAGACTTCACGCCGGAACTCGTCTCTCGCATGCTCACGGCACCCCTGCTCGACGTCGCCGACGCTTGGAGCGAGCTGGAGGAAGCGCAGGTCCTGTCGGGCGAACGCTTTCACCACGACCTCGTCGCGGAAGCCGTGAGCGCCGGGATTCCGGCGTCGGTGCGGCGCTTGCTGCACCGCGCGGCCGCGCGGGCACTCACGGCCGACGCGGCGCCCGCCGCCCGCGTGGCGTGGCACTGGCGTGAAGGCGGGCAGGACCTCGAGGCGGCGACGTGGCTGGTGCGAGCCGGAGACGCGGCGCGAACGACGCTGCGTTTGCGCGAAGCGGCGGCGCACTTCGAAGACGCCGCGCGGCTCTTCGAAGCGCACGAGGATTCGAGGGCGTTCGACGCGTGGCTTCGGCGCGCGCGCACCTTGGCGCTCGCCGACGACTTGGAAGCGCGGCAAGCGTCGGTGAACGACGTGCTCGAACGCGCCGTGAGTCCGCGAGAAGTCGCCGAAGGTTGGCTGCTGCAAGCGGGCTTGTTCGCGGCGACGAACGCGGGCCCCCGGGCCGAGGCCTCGGTGCGGCGCGGCCTGGAGGCGTTGGGCGACGAGGAAGCGCCCAACTTGCGGGCGAGTCTGCTCAGCGACCTCAGCGCGGCGTTGTGGACGCAAGGCCGTCTCGACGACGCCGAGGTGGCTGTGCGTGAGGCCTTGGCGCTGCTCGAACCGCTCGGGCCCTCCAGCGGTCTGGCCGAGGCGCTCAGCAACCTCGCCGTGCTTCTCGATCACCAAGACCGCCATCACGAAGCCGAGCCGCTGCATCGCCGCGCGGCGCAACTGCTCGAAGGTCTCGGCGATCACAGCCTGCTCGCCGTCATCTTGTGCAACCTCGCCGTGTGCCTCGGCGAGCTCGGAAACGGGCGCGAGTCCTTGACGGCGCTTCAACGCGCGGCGGCCCTGCACGAAGCGAGCGCGGCAGAGGGATCGGCGTTGCTGCGCGTTTCGCTCGGGTCCGCGCACGCCGACCTCGGACAATACGCGTCGGCCATCGAGCTCTTCGAGCGCGTGCTTCAGCACGACCTCGACCCGAGCGGTTGGATGCACGACTACGTTCGCGGCTTGCTCGCGAACGTCTTCACGACGCTCGGAAGCTACGAGCGCGCCGAGACGCTGTTGAAGCGGGCCTTGAGCGAGGGCATGCCGGACTCGTTCTTGGCGCGCGTGCACCTCTGGGCCGCTCGGTTACGAGTGGCGCGCGGCGAAGAGCCCGGACGCGACCTCGCCGAGGCCGAACGCTTGCTGGGCGCCACGCCGCGTCCACTGCTGCTGGGGCGAGTGCGCCTCTTGCAGGCGGCGCACGGCTCGCTGGACGCGGCGCGAGAAGCGCTCGAGCTGGGCTCGAAGTTCGATCTGCCCGGCCTGCGACTCGGCGCGCACACGCGCTTGGCGACCCTGCTGAGGCGCGTCGATCCGCCAGAGGCAGCGGAGCACGCCGAGCGGGCCCTGCGGCTCGCGCGGGCGTACGAGCCCGCCGATTTGTCGAAGGGGGAGGTGCTGCTCGCCGCGTTCGAAGTGCAAGCGCTCACGAACGCCGCCGAAGCCGAAGAGACGCTGCGCCGTGCGCGCGAATGGTTCACCGAGACGTCGCTGCGGCACGTGCCGCGCGAGGCGAGCGCGGACTTCGAGGCGCGCAGCTTCATCGGCCGGGCTTTGGCGGCCTCGACGCCGCGCGTTCCTTCCACGGATTGA
- a CDS encoding ROK family protein: protein MPERVLAFDMGGTKLAAALVEDARVVERREVAMPKDRSPWRVVQAFVDLGSEWARFAPRVAVAATGHVRRGRVSALNLETLPWTDVDLQSLLRGAFAKPTVVLNDADAAAWGEFRFGAGHGTERFLFVTVSTGVGAGMVLDGRLVEGAEIGFTRLADGTPLELAASGTALDRYAKARGWTGARDVVRHAASDEDAEAALAHAARLIAGKLWDAAKLLDLERVAVGGGLGLASDFRAKLEAHVGVPGLLAPAKLGVDAGLVGAAHWTS, encoded by the coding sequence ATGCCTGAGCGCGTTCTTGCGTTCGACATGGGCGGCACGAAACTCGCCGCCGCCCTCGTCGAGGACGCGCGGGTGGTAGAGCGGCGCGAAGTCGCCATGCCGAAGGACCGCTCGCCATGGCGCGTCGTTCAGGCGTTCGTGGACCTCGGCAGCGAGTGGGCGCGCTTCGCGCCGCGCGTGGCGGTCGCCGCGACGGGACACGTGCGGCGCGGACGCGTGTCGGCCTTGAACCTCGAAACGTTGCCGTGGACGGACGTGGACTTGCAAAGCTTGCTGCGCGGCGCCTTCGCGAAGCCGACGGTCGTCTTGAACGACGCGGACGCCGCCGCGTGGGGCGAGTTCCGGTTCGGCGCGGGGCACGGCACCGAGCGCTTCTTGTTCGTCACGGTGTCCACGGGCGTCGGGGCGGGCATGGTCCTCGACGGACGCCTCGTGGAAGGCGCCGAGATCGGCTTCACGCGCCTCGCCGACGGCACGCCCCTCGAGCTCGCCGCGAGCGGAACCGCCCTCGATCGTTACGCCAAAGCGAGAGGTTGGACCGGCGCGCGCGACGTCGTGCGTCACGCCGCCTCGGACGAGGATGCCGAGGCCGCCCTCGCCCACGCCGCGCGCCTCATCGCCGGAAAGCTGTGGGACGCCGCGAAGCTGCTCGACCTCGAACGCGTCGCAGTCGGAGGCGGCTTGGGGCTCGCAAGCGACTTTCGCGCGAAGCTCGAAGCGCACGTCGGCGTGCCCGGCCTGCTCGCCCCCGCCAAGCTCGGGGTGGACGCCGGACTCGTGGGCGCCGCCCACTGGACGAGCTGA
- a CDS encoding DUF6683 family protein: MSDVRFLRVHARRFALYALIGLASFTFAPRVHAQALPSGLLSTASQGVLSAFGRTVSSSSAAAKADLTIGVFKSGARILPSRMASGLADVSDAQRKQARELYEQLLDGYDTLLEQNQEARLKNNVAGAILYALTVGHLVLTGEELSEGQQEGVLGSVTQALAKVQTFKGLPDARKQELYESLVIAANLALGLQREAADHPEYEQQAKDLAELLYHQVLARSHDDVTFTTSGLKFK, from the coding sequence ATGTCCGACGTTCGTTTCCTTCGAGTTCACGCTCGCCGCTTCGCCTTGTACGCGCTGATCGGCTTGGCGAGCTTCACCTTCGCTCCTCGAGTTCACGCTCAAGCCTTGCCGAGCGGCCTGCTTTCGACTGCCAGCCAAGGAGTGCTCTCCGCGTTCGGCCGCACCGTCTCCTCGTCGAGCGCCGCCGCGAAGGCCGACCTCACGATCGGCGTGTTCAAGTCGGGCGCCCGAATCCTGCCGAGTCGGATGGCGAGCGGGCTCGCCGACGTCAGCGACGCGCAGCGGAAACAGGCGCGCGAGTTGTACGAGCAACTGCTCGACGGATACGACACGCTGCTCGAGCAAAATCAGGAAGCTCGCCTGAAGAACAACGTCGCCGGAGCGATCTTGTACGCCCTGACGGTCGGACACCTCGTGCTGACGGGCGAGGAGTTGAGCGAGGGGCAGCAAGAAGGCGTGCTGGGCAGCGTCACGCAAGCGCTCGCGAAGGTGCAGACTTTCAAGGGCTTGCCCGACGCGCGCAAGCAGGAGTTGTACGAATCGCTCGTCATCGCGGCGAACCTCGCCCTTGGCCTTCAGCGGGAAGCGGCCGACCACCCCGAGTACGAGCAGCAGGCCAAGGACCTCGCCGAACTGCTGTACCACCAGGTGCTCGCCCGCAGCCACGACGACGTGACGTTCACGACAAGCGGCTTGAAGTTCAAGTGA